A single region of the Microlunatus panaciterrae genome encodes:
- a CDS encoding TIGR01777 family oxidoreductase — MSTDTKKFLLAGSSGFLGSALRVHLAEHGHEVVRLVRRPPATATEFRWDPAAGTVDQSALEDVDVVVNLGGAGIADRPWTQARREVILSSRRETTLTLSRALARHADTGARPALLQASGVAWYGTRSGPEPFTEDAPVADDWLAGVVQRWEDATRPATEAGLRVALLRTSPVMDGSGGPLKLMKLPFSLGLGARLGDGSQHMAMISLTDWLNAVSWIADHEDASGPHNLTLPQPCTNAEFTAALAAALHRPAALRAPALVLRTALGELADQLLGDQNIVPRRLLDEGFSFVAPDVETTVRVALGQRVNSPA, encoded by the coding sequence GTGAGCACAGACACCAAGAAGTTCCTGCTGGCCGGCAGCTCCGGATTCCTGGGCAGTGCGCTCCGGGTGCATCTTGCCGAGCACGGGCATGAGGTGGTCCGGCTGGTGCGGCGGCCGCCGGCGACAGCGACCGAGTTCCGCTGGGACCCCGCCGCCGGCACCGTCGACCAGAGCGCTCTCGAGGACGTCGACGTGGTGGTCAACCTGGGCGGCGCCGGCATCGCCGACCGGCCGTGGACGCAGGCGCGCCGGGAGGTCATCCTGAGCTCTCGGCGCGAGACCACCCTCACCCTGTCGCGTGCGCTGGCCCGGCACGCCGACACCGGCGCCCGGCCGGCACTGCTGCAGGCCAGCGGGGTCGCCTGGTACGGCACCCGGTCCGGGCCGGAGCCCTTCACCGAGGACGCCCCGGTCGCCGACGACTGGCTCGCCGGTGTGGTGCAACGGTGGGAGGACGCCACCCGGCCGGCCACCGAGGCCGGGCTCCGGGTGGCGCTGCTGCGGACCAGCCCGGTGATGGACGGCTCCGGCGGTCCGCTGAAGCTGATGAAGCTGCCGTTCTCCCTGGGTCTGGGAGCCCGGCTCGGCGACGGTAGCCAGCACATGGCCATGATCAGCCTGACCGACTGGCTCAACGCGGTCAGCTGGATCGCCGACCACGAGGACGCCTCCGGCCCGCACAACCTCACCCTCCCGCAGCCCTGCACGAACGCCGAGTTCACCGCGGCACTCGCGGCTGCCCTGCACCGACCGGCCGCTCTGCGAGCTCCGGCCCTGGTGCTCAGAACCGCCCTGGGCGAGCTGGCCGACCAGCTGCTCGGCGACCAGAACATCGTGCCGCGACGGCTGCTGGACGAGGGGTTCAGCTTCGTCGCTCCAGATGTCGAAACGACGGTCCGGGTGGCGCTCGGCCAGCGCGTAAACTCGCCGGCATGA
- the lipB gene encoding lipoyl(octanoyl) transferase LipB: MSLEFRYPGGLGSALTDYREAWDLQRSIHAEVVAGSSPDTVILLEHPPVFTAGKRTEAHERPLDGTPVVDVDRGGKITWHGPGQLVGYPIVRLPDAVYVVDYVRRLEEAMIRTFAELGLASGRVPGRSGVWVPADATRPERKVAAIGVRVAARATMHGFAINVDPDMSWFDRIIPCGIADAGVTSLALELDRPVLITEVAHVLRPYLEEMLSFQPYDRSPDVAAVPPVPAGVSYGLTVPSPAGVSE, encoded by the coding sequence ATGAGTCTGGAGTTCCGATACCCCGGCGGCCTGGGCAGCGCGCTGACCGACTACCGCGAGGCCTGGGACCTGCAGCGCAGCATCCACGCCGAGGTGGTCGCCGGCTCGAGCCCCGACACTGTGATCCTGCTGGAGCACCCACCCGTCTTCACCGCCGGCAAGCGCACCGAGGCGCATGAACGTCCTCTCGACGGCACCCCGGTGGTCGACGTCGACCGTGGTGGCAAGATCACCTGGCACGGCCCTGGACAGCTGGTGGGCTATCCGATTGTGAGACTGCCGGACGCCGTCTACGTCGTCGACTACGTCCGACGGCTCGAGGAGGCCATGATCCGCACCTTCGCCGAGCTGGGCCTGGCCAGCGGGCGGGTGCCGGGACGGTCCGGCGTCTGGGTGCCGGCCGACGCCACCCGACCGGAGCGCAAGGTCGCCGCCATCGGCGTCCGGGTCGCCGCCCGCGCCACGATGCACGGCTTCGCCATCAACGTCGATCCGGACATGTCCTGGTTCGACCGGATCATCCCCTGCGGGATCGCCGACGCCGGCGTCACCTCGCTGGCGCTCGAGCTGGACCGGCCGGTGCTGATCACCGAGGTCGCGCACGTGCTGCGGCCGTACCTGGAGGAGATGCTGTCCTTCCAACCCTACGACCGGTCCCCCGACGTCGCGGCCGTGCCGCCGGTGCCGGCAGGCGTCAGCTACGGTCTCACCGTTCCCAGCCCCGCCGGGGTCAGCGAGTAG
- the sucB gene encoding 2-oxoglutarate dehydrogenase, E2 component, dihydrolipoamide succinyltransferase → MSTSVTLPALGESVTEGTVTRWLKQVGDTVAADEPLLEVSTDKVDTEIPSPAAGVLLEIKAQEDETVEVGAVLAVIGDEGEGGGEAAPEAEEPAAESEPEPAAEPEPTQEQAPTAEDQSEQPAPKPAKASSGAGTEITLPALGESVTEGTVTRWLKQVGDRVENDEALLEVSTDKVDTEIPSPAAGVLLEIRVQEDETVEVGAVLAVVGEEGAAEAEPEPTPEPEPTPEPEPTPEPEPTPEPEPTPEPEPTPEPEPEPKPEPKPEPKAAPAPERRSAPVPVATATDAEAGYVTPLVRKLAAEHGIDLGTVNGTGVGGRIRKQDVLAAAESAKAAPEPEPAAAPAASAPAAAAVAVQPSSLRGTTEKMTRLRKTIANRMVESLHVAAQLTTLVEVDLTNVSRLRARVRDDFAAREGVKLSYLPFLVKAAVDALKVHPKVNATIDLEAGTITYPAAENVSIAVDTDKGLLVPVLKEAGDLSLAGIARKIADLAERSRTNKLVPDDLAGGTFTITNTGSRGALFDTPIINQPQSAILGTGALVKRPVVVTDKVLGEVIAVRDMMYLALSYDHRIVDGADAARFLSTLKERLEEGDFGAEFGL, encoded by the coding sequence ATGTCGACTTCTGTAACTCTCCCCGCACTCGGCGAAAGCGTGACCGAAGGTACGGTCACCCGATGGCTCAAGCAGGTCGGCGACACGGTCGCCGCCGACGAGCCGTTGCTGGAGGTGTCCACCGACAAGGTCGACACCGAGATCCCGTCCCCCGCCGCTGGCGTGCTGCTGGAGATCAAGGCGCAGGAGGACGAGACCGTCGAGGTCGGCGCCGTGCTGGCCGTGATCGGTGACGAGGGTGAGGGCGGCGGCGAGGCTGCGCCGGAGGCCGAGGAGCCTGCAGCCGAGAGCGAGCCGGAGCCGGCAGCGGAGCCGGAGCCCACCCAGGAGCAGGCGCCCACCGCCGAGGACCAGTCCGAGCAACCCGCCCCCAAGCCGGCGAAGGCGTCGTCGGGCGCGGGCACCGAGATCACGTTGCCTGCTCTGGGCGAGAGCGTGACCGAGGGTACGGTCACCCGCTGGCTCAAGCAGGTCGGTGACCGGGTCGAGAACGACGAGGCCCTGCTGGAGGTCTCCACCGACAAGGTCGACACCGAGATCCCCTCCCCTGCGGCCGGGGTGCTGCTGGAGATCCGGGTCCAGGAGGACGAGACCGTCGAGGTCGGCGCCGTGCTGGCCGTCGTCGGCGAGGAGGGAGCGGCCGAGGCCGAGCCCGAGCCGACACCCGAGCCCGAGCCGACACCCGAACCCGAGCCGACACCCGAGCCCGAGCCGACACCCGAACCCGAGCCGACACCCGAGCCCGAGCCGACACCCGAACCTGAGCCGGAGCCCAAGCCCGAGCCGAAGCCGGAACCGAAGGCCGCCCCGGCGCCGGAGCGCCGATCCGCCCCCGTGCCGGTGGCGACAGCCACCGACGCCGAGGCCGGCTATGTGACCCCGCTGGTCCGCAAGCTGGCGGCGGAGCACGGGATCGACCTGGGCACGGTGAACGGGACCGGTGTCGGCGGTCGGATCCGCAAGCAGGACGTGCTGGCTGCGGCCGAGTCCGCCAAGGCCGCGCCGGAGCCGGAGCCGGCGGCCGCCCCCGCCGCGAGCGCACCGGCAGCTGCCGCGGTTGCGGTGCAGCCGAGCTCGCTGCGTGGCACCACCGAGAAGATGACCCGGCTGCGCAAGACCATCGCCAACCGGATGGTCGAGTCGCTGCACGTGGCCGCCCAGTTGACGACCCTGGTCGAGGTCGACCTGACCAACGTGTCCCGGCTGCGGGCCAGGGTGAGGGACGACTTCGCCGCCCGCGAAGGCGTCAAGCTGTCCTACCTGCCGTTCCTGGTGAAGGCGGCGGTGGACGCGCTGAAGGTGCACCCGAAGGTCAATGCCACCATCGACCTCGAGGCCGGCACGATCACCTACCCGGCGGCCGAGAACGTGTCGATCGCCGTCGACACCGACAAGGGGCTGCTGGTGCCGGTGCTGAAGGAGGCCGGCGACCTGAGCCTGGCCGGCATCGCCCGCAAGATCGCCGATCTGGCCGAGCGCAGCCGCACCAACAAGCTGGTCCCCGACGACCTGGCCGGTGGCACCTTCACCATCACCAACACCGGCAGCCGGGGCGCGCTGTTCGACACCCCGATCATCAACCAGCCGCAGTCGGCGATCCTCGGCACCGGCGCGCTGGTAAAGCGTCCGGTGGTGGTGACCGACAAGGTGCTGGGTGAGGTGATCGCGGTCCGCGACATGATGTACCTCGCCCTGTCGTACGACCACCGGATCGTCGACGGCGCCGACGCGGCCCGCTTCCTCAGCACCCTGAAGGAGCGGCTGGAGGAGGGTGACTTCGGCGCGGAGTTCGGTCTCTGA
- the lpdA gene encoding dihydrolipoyl dehydrogenase, whose translation MTASYDLVILGAGSGGYACALRAAQLGLTVALIEKDKVGGTCLHRGCIPAKAILHAAEIADAARDGARFGVHATVESIDAVGVRDYADGVVNRLYKGLTGLLGSRTITVVAGEGRLVRTEDGPAVVVGDQTYTGTGIVLASGSYPRTLPGLSIDGERVITSDHALRLDRLPRSAVVLGGGVIGVEFASAWRSFGVDVTVVEALPRLVPNEEPEISQALTRAFRRRGIQAVTDHPMESLEQTTDGIRLKLGDRSLDADLLLVAVGRGPATDNLGYAEAGVALDRGFVTVSARLETSVPGVYAVGDLVAGLQLAHRGFAHGIFVAEEVAARTGRYDSSPVPVLDRDIPKVTYSDPEIASVGLTEAQARETLGEVETLKYDLGGNGRSQILKTQGFVKLVRAKDGPVVGVHMIGARIGELVGEAQLITNWDAHPSDVAGLIHAHPTQNEALGEAHLALAGKPLHVHG comes from the coding sequence GCGCCCTCAGGGCGGCGCAACTGGGGCTGACGGTGGCCCTGATCGAGAAGGACAAGGTCGGCGGCACCTGCCTGCACCGCGGCTGCATCCCGGCCAAGGCGATCCTGCACGCGGCCGAGATCGCGGATGCGGCCCGCGACGGCGCCAGGTTCGGGGTCCACGCCACCGTCGAGTCGATCGACGCGGTCGGCGTCCGCGACTATGCCGACGGTGTCGTCAACCGGCTCTACAAGGGCCTGACCGGACTACTCGGCTCACGCACCATTACCGTCGTCGCCGGTGAGGGCCGGCTGGTGCGGACCGAGGACGGTCCGGCGGTCGTGGTCGGCGACCAGACCTACACCGGTACCGGCATCGTGCTGGCCTCTGGCTCCTACCCACGGACGCTGCCCGGACTCAGCATCGACGGCGAACGGGTGATCACCAGCGACCACGCGCTCCGACTCGACCGGCTGCCCCGCTCGGCTGTGGTGCTCGGCGGCGGGGTCATCGGGGTCGAGTTCGCGTCGGCGTGGCGGTCGTTCGGTGTCGACGTCACCGTCGTCGAGGCGCTCCCCCGGCTGGTGCCCAACGAGGAGCCGGAGATCTCCCAGGCGCTGACCCGGGCCTTCCGCCGACGCGGGATCCAGGCGGTCACCGACCATCCGATGGAGTCTCTGGAACAGACCACGGACGGCATCCGGCTGAAGCTGGGCGACCGCTCCCTCGACGCGGATCTGCTACTGGTGGCCGTCGGACGCGGCCCGGCCACCGACAACCTGGGCTATGCCGAGGCGGGGGTCGCCCTGGACCGCGGCTTCGTCACCGTCTCGGCCCGGTTGGAGACCTCGGTGCCCGGCGTCTACGCGGTCGGCGACCTGGTCGCCGGGCTCCAGCTGGCCCACCGGGGGTTCGCGCACGGCATCTTCGTCGCCGAGGAGGTCGCGGCCCGCACCGGCCGGTACGACAGCAGCCCCGTCCCGGTGCTGGACCGCGACATCCCGAAGGTGACGTACAGCGACCCCGAGATCGCCTCGGTCGGCCTGACCGAGGCCCAGGCCCGGGAGACGCTGGGTGAGGTGGAGACCCTGAAGTACGACCTGGGCGGCAACGGCAGGTCGCAGATCCTCAAGACGCAGGGCTTCGTCAAGCTGGTCCGGGCCAAGGACGGACCGGTGGTGGGGGTGCACATGATCGGCGCCCGGATCGGGGAGCTGGTCGGCGAGGCGCAGCTGATCACCAACTGGGACGCCCATCCCAGCGACGTGGCCGGGCTGATCCACGCCCACCCCACCCAGAACGAGGCGCTCGGTGAGGCGCACCTGGCCCTGGCCGGCAAGCCGCTGCACGTGCATGGTTAG
- the lipA gene encoding lipoyl synthase → MTIAPEGRKLLRLEVRNAATPIEKKPSWIKTTARMGPAYRELTELVKSEDLHTVCQEAGCPNIFECWEDREATFLIGGDQCTRRCDFCQIDTGKPADFDAAEPLRVAESVQKMGLRYATVTGVCRDDLPDEGAWLYAETIRKIHELNPDVGVEMLAPDFSGNLDYLSQLFDASPEVFAHNVETVPRIFKRIRPGFRYDRSLDVLRASRDAGLVTKSNLILGMGESRAEVSEALRDLHDAGTEIITITQYLRPSPRHHPIARWVTPDEFVELQGEAEEIGFAGVMSGPLVRSSYRAGRLYRQAVESRLDWKPLAARTQR, encoded by the coding sequence GTGACCATCGCACCCGAAGGACGCAAGCTGCTGCGGCTCGAAGTTCGCAACGCAGCAACCCCCATCGAGAAGAAGCCGTCGTGGATCAAGACGACGGCGAGGATGGGTCCGGCGTACCGCGAGCTCACCGAGCTGGTCAAGAGCGAGGACCTGCACACGGTCTGCCAGGAGGCCGGCTGCCCCAACATCTTCGAGTGCTGGGAGGACCGCGAGGCCACCTTCCTGATCGGCGGCGACCAGTGCACCCGGCGCTGCGACTTCTGCCAGATCGACACCGGCAAGCCGGCCGACTTCGACGCCGCCGAGCCGCTGCGGGTGGCCGAGTCGGTGCAGAAGATGGGCCTGCGGTACGCGACCGTCACCGGCGTCTGCCGCGACGACCTGCCCGACGAGGGTGCCTGGCTGTACGCCGAGACCATCCGCAAGATCCACGAGCTCAACCCCGACGTCGGCGTGGAGATGCTGGCCCCCGACTTCTCCGGCAACCTGGACTACCTGTCCCAGCTCTTCGACGCCTCCCCGGAGGTGTTCGCCCACAATGTGGAGACGGTGCCGAGGATCTTCAAGCGGATCCGGCCGGGCTTCCGCTACGACCGGTCGCTGGACGTGCTGCGGGCCTCCAGAGACGCCGGCCTGGTAACCAAGTCCAACCTCATCCTCGGCATGGGCGAGAGCCGCGCCGAGGTCTCCGAGGCACTGCGCGACCTGCACGACGCCGGCACCGAGATCATCACCATCACGCAGTATCTGCGCCCGTCGCCGCGACACCATCCGATCGCCCGCTGGGTGACGCCGGACGAGTTCGTCGAGCTGCAGGGTGAGGCCGAGGAGATCGGCTTCGCGGGCGTGATGAGCGGTCCGCTGGTCCGTTCCTCCTACCGCGCTGGCCGTCTCTACCGCCAGGCCGTAGAGTCCCGCCTGGACTGGAAGCCACTCGCTGCCCGCACCCAGAGGTAA